The genomic stretch AAGTTGAGTTGAATAGAATCAAATGCAACTATAATATTATCAAATAACAATCATAAATGATTATAATGAAAACATCAAGTCCTTCCAGGCATCAAAATGAACATCAGCCTTGAGCATCATATCAATAAAATTTCAGAATTATGTTAATAAAACTCACCCAGTCAAAATTCAACGCATCCAGTTCGtcaacagaaaaaaggaaaacttataaaaatatgttgaatttgttgtgaaatgtctCTAAGATAATCGTTCCTCTCTGCTTCTAAACCCACTTACACCTCCACCAATGATGTGTCAACCTCTTCACTGTTCTTTCACAGCCTAAGGACACAGTTTCACTTCTCTACATGATACTGACAACATAATCTCAGTGTTTCTGGTCAAACACAACTTACTATGCAAAACGTGTTATAAAAAGTAACACTGCAAGTTCCCACCCTGCATGCTTTTGTGGCATGTTGACACTGGAAAAAGATGAAGTTATTGTAGTAAAAGCAAGTTGGATCACTCACAACTTAAGTTTACAGTTTCAGCACTCAGAAGTATATCTCAAACTTACATGTCCGCAGGTACTGTGAGTTCACGCTTTAGACAGAAATGAGTgtgtatataaaaacaaaacaaagcaggaaaaaaatgtacCAAGAAGAGTGATGTTCATATGAGCAGTTGTTACACTATGTTTAAAGTGGCAGCAGGAAATCATGTGGAATCAATCATCTTCATCAAACTACACAATCTTTCACTGATCTTAACTTTCTGCTCCACCACTTCCTGAACTGTCATTGAGGTTTGTTTCTTGTGAGCACACAGTAATAATGGAAAGTAATCGATACAGATGAACATCCTCTTTCATCTGGATTTTGCTGTCTGGACTGTGGGACAACGATGTTACAACAAAACTATAAAAGTGAAATTTTTAAAAGAGGAAATTACACTCTTGATCTTATCAGTGTTTTCATAGCAGCTGATGTCTGTTAACCAACAGAGTGATCTTACACACTGCTCCTAGGATCAGAAACTGCATTAGTATGAAGTGATAAGTCAGTAACTGCTTGTAATTATTAACTATacacatttattcatattaCGTTGATATGGAAAGAGCTTGGGGTCGAGTTTACTGGCTGTCAACTGCTGTCAGCACTGACAACAAGATGTGCTTTGAGATGTCTGAGTAACCTGATCATCAgactgaaatgctgtttcattATTCAAATGTTGACATACACATCgtttgggttttttgtttatttgcacaatattgaaatagaaaaatataaaatgtcaaaaacatgataagaggttaaaacaaaaggaaatattcaTAGAATCACAAGAGATGTGCAGGCAGAGCCAATAAAGCTCCCTTAGAATAGAAAAATCTCATCAGgagcaaaatatataaataaaatcaacattcaTGCGCTCACCTGTGCAAACCAGACTCTacaatattgttaaaaatagaAAGATACTAAAAGTTAATTATTAGGAAGAACATGTGGGGTTAAGTTTACAAAATTACTAAGAATAAAATTCCAGGTATTAGGACTCCTATTAAAAAACGTAAATTGGCTACAAATACGAGCCGAACTCGAAGAGATCCAAGTCTTTTTATTGTTAGATAGTTTCTCTGCCtggaataaaatgttgttttaattcaAAATTTTAGCTAAACCAGCTTTGTTCTTTGAAAAATGGTTAGTgtaaagaaaagtagaaaacagTCTAAACATCCCAaattttccaaatgttttcaacatctgtatgtgtgcagaTTAATGAGTATGTACAGTTTTAGTAAGGACATCTACATTTTCCTGCATTTTGGCACAATGTTGTTACAACAATTGTTCAGTTGAGGTGCAGTAAATGTGTCCTCTTTATTATCAGTTCTTAGTCTTGCAGATTAGCTAGAAATTCCTCTACTTCTCCACACATTcggtttctgtttctttctctaatCCTCTCCAGAGTTCTGATACTGTTCTCACGATAGGGAGATTGTTGTGGTATTGCTGCTGCCATCATGTGATATTCTATTGACTTGTAGCTCTCCTTTTGAATGaagtgtaaatattttgcaTAGTAGTTGTAaagtatctgtctgtctgcaggttcCAGATCACTTTCTAGTTGTTCCTGGTAAATCTGCTCAGCTTCAGCCTGGCTAtggtttgattttgtgtatatgtttgcaagaaatatttttattttaagtgaaGAATGAGGGTAAAGAGAGATCACCTCTTTATGGAGACCGACTGCTCTGTCTATCATGCTTTTCTGCAGGGGATTGTCCTTGTGCGAAAAAATCATCCATTCGTAGCAGATTGCAGCACACCACTTCAGATGACGTTCATCTGGATGTCTTTCCAAAGCTTCCTCTGCCAAATCAATAGCCTCATCCATAGATACATACATTGTGTACAGCCTTAGTAATGGTGTCATACCACTGTAGCTGCTTACAGGATTTCTCAACACCCTTTTGGCCAACTCACGTGCTTCATCTTcaatttttcttcctttctttgcaCATTCTTCAAGGTATAAAGCAGCAAGGTACAAGCTCTCTGGATCGTGTTCTTTGGcgattttcattttctccaagATGTCTTCCTCCAGTGGTTTGTTGTAGTCCTTATAAACATTCACCAATGCTATGACATGACTGGTGTGCCACTCTACCACATCAGGCTGCATCCTGATGGCTCTCTGGAAGTAATCTGCAGCCAGCAGCTTTTTGTCTCTGCCGAACTTCATCAGGGTCCAGGCTTTTTCAGCGTAGATCTCCGGATGGAGCTCGTCCTGGGATGGAGATGGGTATTCGTTCAGCAGGGCTTCTACCTTTGACAGGTATGTCTGACTCTCTGCTTGCTCTCCC from Thunnus albacares chromosome 9, fThuAlb1.1, whole genome shotgun sequence encodes the following:
- the LOC122989324 gene encoding interferon-induced protein with tetratricopeptide repeats 1B-like produces the protein MEAKLWALQCHFTWDLESSSSKLFRLRDTLEDIGTEEGYSWLGHIYNLQGHIHYQLGFTEDALRFFSRAAEAFRQMRNTVSDEGPWLVVNYGNLAWLHHYLGEQAESQTYLSKVEALLNEYPSPSQDELHPEIYAEKAWTLMKFGRDKKLLAADYFQRAIRMQPDVVEWHTSHVIALVNVYKDYNKPLEEDILEKMKIAKEHDPESLYLAALYLEECAKKGRKIEDEARELAKRVLRNPVSSYSGMTPLLRLYTMYVSMDEAIDLAEEALERHPDERHLKWCAAICYEWMIFSHKDNPLQKSMIDRAVGLHKEVISLYPHSSLKIKIFLANIYTKSNHSQAEAEQIYQEQLESDLEPADRQILYNYYAKYLHFIQKESYKSIEYHMMAAAIPQQSPYRENSIRTLERIRERNRNRMCGEVEEFLANLQD